In a genomic window of Scyliorhinus torazame isolate Kashiwa2021f chromosome 5, sScyTor2.1, whole genome shotgun sequence:
- the LOC140418160 gene encoding uncharacterized protein: MEDSAQTGRSGEAAELEDPAGQPDAPGGRSADSCGGGGGRAYTCPVCGRSFTQSSNLSRHKRSHGAERPCPCSVCGKGFLYPSQLKIHMLAHSGEKPHVCPRCGKAFARMSGLLTHQWVHTGERPYSCPVCGNGFTDPSSLSVHQRGHTGERPYVCAECGKAFAHSSTLLAHQRVHTGERPYSCPDCGKGFTQSSVLVAHRRLHSDERPYVCAMCGRAFTQSSSLLTHQRVHTDERPFACPLCGKRFRWLCNLRTHRRTHTGERPFACALCGKRFVDSGNLQAHRRLHTGAKDFACTVCGKAFVQQAALLVHHRVHTGEKPYLCPTCGRGFALSSTLAIHQRVHTGERPFACNVCGKGFSQSSARLKHQRVHTAEGTAQEPAS, encoded by the coding sequence ATGGAGGACTCGGCGCAGACGGGACGCTCGGGGGAGGCGGCGGAGCTCGAGGATCCGGCGGGGCAGCCTGACGCGCCGGGAGGACGGAGCGCCGATTCCtgcggaggaggagggggcagggccTACACCTGCCCGGTCTGCGGCCGCAGCTTCACCCAGTCGTCCAACCTGTCCAGGCACAAGAGGAGCCACGGCGCCGAGCGGCCCTGCCCCTGCTCGGTCTGCGGGAAGGGCTTCCTGTACCCGTCGCAGCTGAAGATCCACATGCTGGCCCACAGCGGCGAGAAGCCTCACGTCTGCCCCCGCTGCGGGAAAGCCTTCGCCCGCATGTCGGGCCTCCTGACCCACCAGTGGGTGCACACGGGCGAGAGGCCCTACAGCTGCCCGGTCTGTGGCAACGGCTTCACCGACCCGTCCAGCCTGAGCGTCCACCAGCGGGGCCACACGGGCGAGCGGCCCTACGTCTGCGCCGAGTGCGGCAAGGCCttcgcccactcctccaccctgctGGCCCACCAGCGCGTGCACACGGGCGAGCGGCCCTACAGCTGCCCCGACTGCGGCAAGGGCTTCACCCAGTCCTCGGTGCTGGTGGCTCACCGCCGGCTCCACAGCGACGAGCGGCCCTACGTCTGCGCCATGTGCGGCCGGGCCTTCACCCAGTCCTCCTCGCTGCTCACCCACCAGCGGGTGCACACGGACGAGCGCCCCTTCGCCTGCCCGCTGTGCGGCAAGCGCTTCCGCTGGCTCTGCAACCTGCGCACGCACCGCCGCACCCACACGGGCGAGCGCCCTTTCGCCTGCGCGCTGTGCGGCAAGCGCTTCGTGGACTCGGGCAACCTGCAGGCCCATCGCCGGCTGCACACCGGCGCCAAGGACTTCGCCTGCACGGTGTGCGGCAAGGCCTTCGTCCAGCAGGCGGCCCTCCTGGTGCACCACCGGGTCCACACCGGCGAGAAGCCCTACCTCTGCCCCACGTGCGGCCGGGGTTTCGCCCTGTCCTCCACCCTCGCCATCCACCAGCGCGTCCACACGGGCGAAAGACCCTTCGCCTGCAACGTCTGCGGAAAGGGGTTCTCCCAGTCCTCCGCCCGCCTCAAACACCAGCGGGTCCACACTGCCGAGGGGACGGCCCAGgagcccgcctcctga